TGTTCTTCTTAATGTCTTAATGTCTCATGTATATGCCCAATTCCCAAAAAAGATGGGACCGAACAGAATGTGATagcttgctaatcctttttgacatacacgcaactgaaaacagtacaaagataatatatttaatgttttaactcatCAGCTgcattcttttttgttttgttttgcacttaAGTTGCTTAATGACTTGTCTTCTCTGAGTATGTGACTGTATAGGTTTTGCTGTGCTCACATTGCTCATGAGGCCTTTGAAGAGAACCAGTTCTGCCTTCAGCTGCTGAACTCTGAGAGCCAGCTCGTCCTGACAGCCTTCACTCTCCTGCAGGTCCTGTACACATAATGGAGGCCATAAagaacacacatgtacatgtaagAGCAAACgcggccacacacacagagtgggcCAGACACACATCTGACTTCACTGGAAATTACAGGCTCTAAAAACCAGCAAGTccacaaaaacaactgaaaatcaTAGATGCATAATCTCCTCTAGATTTATCTGATGGCACCATAATTGTCTCTTTTCCCTGTTCACTTATTCATATGTGCTGCAGCATTGGTCTGGCTCTTTTCCCACTCAAGTGGTGTTTTGCTGCATGTGGTCTCATGTTAATGTGGCGCCGACTGCTAAACAAGGTCAGGTGCAGATTCCTGGCAATGGTAACCGTGCGGTCAAACAcacaagtatgtgtgcacacatgtacacacctACCAACTCAcccattctcacacacacacacacacacacacacacacacacacacacacacacaggaaatcatCAAACCATTTCTTGGTAGGAAGCACAAGAATAGCAATCAACATAGCAGCAGGTGTCAGAGTCAGATAAAAAATATGGTTCTATTTTCTTGAAAATAGACAATTTATATAACTTTTAATGAGAATGGTCCATGCACTTTAATCAGTTGATGGTCAGTGGTTCAGtcgaaaaagaaaacaattacaAAAGAGTGCAATGGCGTTGTATGAGTCAGGACTTGAAGCAGTGTAGCAATGATACAAAGGACATGATCAGTGCCAGCAGAGAGGGAGCTTACTGCCTTCCACTGTACCAGCTGCAGCATACTGTATTTAAAGTAACTCATCAGTTTAATGAAAACTAAACACCTAAGCTTAACCAATGAGAGGCCaagaaaacatacatacatacatggcATGTGTGCTCATGGTATTTTTAGGTTAGCTTTTCGAGCCATAGTGAAGTGTCACAAGGGttattttggttgttttcatgAGTCAAACGTGAAGTAAAGACTCAAAGACGCCTTCAGTCAAGACTGCATGGTTGGTCTCCGGCCACAtctaaccacacacacacacacagacacacacacacaaacacacactgttaccTCTTGTAGGTCCGTAATTTTCTGTTGCAGATCCATCCTCATAGTATATTCTTCTTCCCATCTAAGAGGTACACGGATTAAAGAAGTAAACAATCTTTTAGTCCATGTCCATgtaaacaaagaacaaatacaaagaaCATACAGGCCATGAGCTTCATTGTGTAGATAtaaatgtgtgactgtgtattcGTCCCCACCTACAAATGGTCTATTTGTGCATCATCTGGACCCACTAAGAAAGCTATAAATGGATTCATGGCCTGAACTACTTGAGGAGGTTGAAAATTCAAAAAGGCTAAAAGGCATTCTGGCCTGATTTTATGCAAATTTATAAGCATGTCTTGCCAAACCACTGCTTAAAATCAAATTCCCCTCGACCCACATCATCATGTGACACTGCCGTTCAGGATTCACCAAAGAATTTTTAGAATTAGAAGCATGGTTTAACATCAGCAGCCACTCTGGTGGACAAGCTGTGTAAGGGTGACACAGTTTTTAATAACCCTCAAACAACCCTAACCCTCTGTACTGCTGTTGACATATATATACCAATACCAATATAGCTGCAAGATGATGAATCAGCCTGGCTGGCACCTAGCTCTACTGCTGAATCTTCTCATAACATAAAACGTATCTAACAGTTAACTAACTTAAAGGTTCCCGGTGGAGTTTTCAGCATCTAGTTGTGCTATGGAGCTGTTTTGCAATGAGCGGGTCcctttttttatcttgtttacACACACAACCAGGAGTCATGGTTTCAAACTGTTCCATTGATCGACATGTGGCAGAAACATGCAAAGATATGCAGTAATGTGgcatcaaagacaaaaaaattgaCGTTTTTTGAGGAAGGAAACACACTCGGCACACTCAAGGATACAGACAATGCattttggtgagtaacactgaatgtaaacataacttctttttgtttacaagaaaactccaaaaggcacctttaaaaaaaacccataaaacTGCAATTTCAGGATCAGAAAAGGAGGAATGACACAAGAGGTTAAATGCTGGCTGCTGGGAATGGAAACTGGATTTGAATCTGGCTGATCTGGCCTGTGGATCtgataataaaatgtaaacacagtttcatTCAGTTATATTAGGATACACATAGCATTACAAGTTGCATGAAACCATCAGGGGTAAACGGGAaaagtgtgagtgagtgatttGCTTATTCGCTCACTGATGAATCACTTGTTTGATGAATTATGTGCTACTACGGAGCAGCTCATAAGGTTGGCCCATGAATCTGAgctttaatacatttaaaagccTGAGCACTGACCCTGTATGTGATCTCAGATTCTGTGACTTACAGCACACGTGCCATGGAGAAATCCACTCACTGCAGAGTCTGTATCCTCCAATATATGAGCTGTTTGAAATGCAGAATGTTGCGGCACATTGACACCTTTAGGGAATACTAAATCTTAAAAAAACTGAGTCATGAAACAGGcgatgttgttgttgtagagGATGCTTGTTCGATCAGTAAGGTGAGAGCGTGCAGAAAGCAGAGAAGTGCTTCCTTCTGCAAGCCAAGCCCCCATCCAGCAGTTACAGGTTGCAGTGCATGCTGCATTGCAGATACAGTGTGGAGCGTGGAGAGGGGGGGTGCGCAGTGGGAgagaagacaggcagagagcatgagagagggagaggaagtgtTCAGTGTGGGTTTATGTGAGAAAGAGAATGTGAAAGTGGTGGTGGGCAGAGTGTGGGGGGTGAGGGCCAGGAACCAGGGGTAAAGGGGCAGGATGGGGGAGAAAGATCAGTTGCCCttgaagaaaagaacaaaactggAATTGATAAAAGAGCAATAGGAGGGtaaaaaaaagctgagaaaagaagcaaaaccTGTTAGATCAAAGAATTTAAAGGTGAGTTTAGGTTTTACAATAGatctgaaaatgacacaaaaggGCAACAAAAGACATTTCATTATAAAATTGAGATCTCTTATAAAAATCGGACTGCACAGGTATTTGCCAAGAATCTGAAGGAGTGAGTTTTCACTTGGAGAAACAGGCCTTAATGTCTCCATTGTCCCGAGATAAACTGATACCCACAGTGAgctcacagaggcagagaaacagcCCAGATCCCTTACAGaaggctgaactgaaactggTTTGAACACTGAGAGGGACGAGGCATGTCACACACCTTAAATCACAGGTAGGGATTCAAAAATGTCCACTTTCTGGACAAGTCAGTAAATCTTCTCTCCAGGTCTCTACATACAATTAAACCACGTGTCACACACTCTTGGACTGCTTGTGCCGTCCTTGTCCCTCATTCACAAAGAGCCCACTCAGGATCTCCTCTGCGAAGAATGCATGGCTGCTCATTTGGACCTAATATGGGGGAACTCAGTGATGAATGTGCCGGGACATGGGGGCTACTGTAGTTCACTCGGGGCAGATAATCCATAACTGTCGTATATCCTTCAAATTCACGACAGAAATTAGAAGATGTGGGCTGTGTTCTCCAATTACTCAAAGGGGAAATCAGGCCTAAAACAGAGCTCACACTGTGCCATTCCACTgatctgcaaacacagacagctgtctCGCTAAAGTGGAAATCAGAGCCACCAGATTTGAACTGGTGATGTCATCGGCTGACACATTGTTGCTAACGATGAATAAGTGATCGTGAGTTCAGAGAAGTGTGTTTGAGATGTGATCCTAGGGAAGCaatttatgattattttcattacaaatTATTAATCTGCAGTTTATTTCCTGTAAAATGGCCATCATGAtgtcccagagcccaaggtcACCGcttcaaatagcttgttttgttccAAAATGCCAAACCTATTcaattttgaaatgaaacaggacAACAGAAATCTGACTTTTTAAGAGGCTATAGCCAGTGACTAGAACCAGTGACTGTTTCAGAGTGAAACAAttcattacaaaaataattacaataatagACTAATCACTTAAGCTCTAGACCATTTTAAATTGTATGGCCTGCAGCTGTGAAGCACAACTGTCCATATTATGTTCCATTAACATCACTGTGGGTGCTGTTAATGCATCAAAGGGTTTGTTTCAATAAGAGGCCCTTCTGGATCACCTCCAGGATTTGTCTTtagatgacatcatcatctttcATCTTGAGAGACTGGTTCAGTTTCACAAGATGAAAATCTGCAGTACATCTGAGTTCCGTTTCATGTTGGATTTTCCCGAATATTCCTGTAAACTAAGCCACCCATGGGTGAGTCAAGGACTTTAAAGTGCAACATTTGTGCCACATACCGATCCTCACATGTTTCTATTAAGCTCTGACCTTCATTCTTCTTTATATTTAGCTCATGACGAGTTAATTTTTTGGATGTATTTCAAGCAGCAGCACCTGCCTCTGTGGTCAGGCATGAAGTGGATGCAGGGTCAGGCTGGAGGTGATGGATGGAGAGGCTTTCTGCTGACTCTGCTTGTGTTGGAGACAGCTGGTCTGCAGCTGCTTTACAACCCTGCTCACTCCTCCAAGGAAGAGCATAACACACACTTAAGAAAAATACATGTGCCCTGCAGGCCTGTCACAAGTGTAATAAAAGGGTTTCGCTAAATTTACCTGCGTTTGTActcgtctctctccctcttcactTTGGCCAGGACATTATACAGGGCTCTTATCTCAGGGGTGATGGTATCAATCTGGACCCCGACTCCATCAGGGTGCACCCAGGACACTCCTGGGCTGGTCAGACGTTCTGCACCGGGGCCAAACTTGCGGGTATGGTTGTAGGACCAGATGGTGCCCGGTAGGAACCGTGGCGGAGGGTTGGTGGAGCCCCCCTGTCCTGCGATGGTGTTGGGGGCAGTTTTAGAGCCAGAGCCAGGGGAGTCCACACAGGGAGAGGACTGGCTGATGGTGATGACTGGGTTGCAAGTAGTATTTGTTTGGGTTGAACTGGAGTTTTCCGCAGCTGCAGGTGGGAGGGTTGTTGTGAGTGGTGATGTGAACAGTGTTGTAGGCCTCCTGGCCGAGTTGTTGGTGTTGTGGAAGGGGAGGGAGCCAGGCCTGAGCGATATGGTCCCCACAAATCCGGTCTGCACACCTGCCTCCTGGGTATGCGCCCTGCTCTCACAGCATCCACCTTGACAGCCCTTGTTGGCATCCAgcgcctgctgcagctgcttctctaAAATCTTATTTCTGCGCTCTAATTCGTGCACTTTTGCCAAAAAGCATCTGAACCTCAGGTTGAGAGTTTTGAGGACGCTGATGTTGGATCCCAAGTCGTTTCTGAGAGCCATGGCTGCGGGAGGATGCGGCACAGCGCGGTGCTGGTAGTGGCTGCTGGGGTTGTGGTGGAGGAAAGGTGAGGTCTGTGAGGGTGCGGTGAAGTCAGGCCCCGGCTGATCAGGCCCCGAGCCGGGCTGCTCACCCAGAAGAAAAGACGCCGGGTCCGGTCCACCGAAAACGGTGTCGGGCAGGAGGCCTGAGGGAGAGTCTGGGTGTCCGGGAGCCTGGCTCTGCTGCGGATGCTGTTGGAGATGCGTATTGGCCCCCAACAAAGGATTCATGCTATGGTATGAAAAACTAAAGCGCTGCAGATCTGGCATGAACACGGACGGGAATTATCTTGCTACAACAGAATACAATGACTTGATAAATAACGAATCGCTGTTAAACGTACCCGAAAGACGTGCGCACAAAACGCCAATAGCCACCTGATTATATAACCCTTTCTAAATAAGAATCTTATCCTTAAAGCTGCGAGGTCTTAACGTCGGCTGATGGATCAGTGCTCCTTAACCGTGCgcaacaaaacatcaaaaagcgACTCCAAGCGGGCTGCGAGCAAGGATAGAAGATGCGGCAACGCCAGACCTGTGCCTCTGTGAGATGTTCTGCAAAATAAACGTAATTAAACGAAGTAAAAGACGCAGAGCGCGAATGAATAACAATGAAATCCAGTGCCACCGCGTCACTGAAGTTCTGGCAACAAGATGT
Above is a window of Chelmon rostratus isolate fCheRos1 chromosome 8, fCheRos1.pri, whole genome shotgun sequence DNA encoding:
- the iffo1b gene encoding non-homologous end joining factor IFFO1 translates to MPDLQRFSFSYHSMNPLLGANTHLQQHPQQSQAPGHPDSPSGLLPDTVFGGPDPASFLLGEQPGSGPDQPGPDFTAPSQTSPFLHHNPSSHYQHRAVPHPPAAMALRNDLGSNISVLKTLNLRFRCFLAKVHELERRNKILEKQLQQALDANKGCQGGCCESRAHTQEAGVQTGFVGTISLRPGSLPFHNTNNSARRPTTLFTSPLTTTLPPAAAENSSSTQTNTTCNPVITISQSSPCVDSPGSGSKTAPNTIAGQGGSTNPPPRFLPGTIWSYNHTRKFGPGAERLTSPGVSWVHPDGVGVQIDTITPEIRALYNVLAKVKRERDEYKRRWEEEYTMRMDLQQKITDLQEDLQESEGCQDELALRVQQLKAELVLFKGLMSNNLSELDSKIQEKAMKVDMDICRRIDITARLCDVAQQRNCEDVIQMYQVPNNQSSLNCRRKQTPLSFNGSECDEPVSTSESDGGVVKEEEHCGSSANQINEEMQRMLNHLRECEFEDDCDSLAWEETEETLLLWEDFPGCTLPPDPTHPPGEEDCLEKVINDTECLFKSREKEYQETIDQIELELATAKSDMNRHLHEYMEMCSMKRGLDVQMETCRRLITQSGDSNPAAPVSTEDSDQRESDRSSASPPSSSSAGRS